A section of the Chryseobacterium ginsenosidimutans genome encodes:
- a CDS encoding Rne/Rng family ribonuclease, whose product MKKELIVSHEDDLTKIALLEDGRLCELHEQEDKSDFIVGDLFVGKVKKLAPNLNAAFVNIGYDKDAFLHYQDLGPQYLTYRKFLKDTISKKQNISSLKNFELQPEIDKNGTVEKVIVKDDLVLLQITKEPISTKGPRISTQVSLTGRFLVLIPFDNKVSISKKISSYEEKERLRTLIESIKPEGFGVIIRTVAEGKKVADLHNDMNQLIQKWETTFKNIQKNKVPSRVLSEDDKASAILRDNFNQDFVSITCDDEQMVEEMKSYLEVIAPERKNIVHFYNSHIPLLEYYNVEKQLKQSFGKHVNIPSSKGAYLVIEHTEALHVVDVNSGNNITTGNAANKEHAMNVNKMAATEIARQLRLRDMGGIIVIDFIDMPNPEHRRDLYEHLKAEMSRDKARHKILPPSKFGLIQITRQRNRPEKQIDTKEENPNKDGEIVAPIVIVERMEETIRNTIQKEKGKLYLHVHPFVEAYLTKGIKSIQMKWFMKYKKWVNIIPRDSFKYLEYKIYNSKKEELIGYSN is encoded by the coding sequence ATGAAGAAAGAACTAATAGTTTCGCATGAAGATGATCTTACAAAGATTGCACTGCTGGAAGACGGAAGACTATGTGAACTTCATGAGCAAGAGGACAAAAGCGATTTTATAGTTGGAGATCTGTTCGTCGGAAAAGTAAAAAAACTGGCACCAAACCTGAATGCAGCATTCGTAAATATCGGATATGACAAGGACGCGTTCCTTCATTATCAGGATTTGGGACCACAATATCTTACTTACAGAAAGTTTTTAAAAGATACGATTTCCAAGAAACAGAACATTTCAAGCTTAAAAAATTTCGAATTACAACCCGAAATAGATAAAAACGGAACAGTAGAAAAAGTAATCGTAAAAGATGATCTTGTTCTATTACAAATCACCAAAGAACCGATCTCTACAAAGGGACCTAGAATTTCTACTCAGGTTTCTCTTACAGGACGTTTCTTGGTACTGATACCTTTCGACAACAAAGTTTCGATTTCCAAAAAGATCAGCAGTTATGAGGAAAAAGAAAGACTGAGAACATTGATCGAAAGTATTAAACCTGAAGGATTCGGAGTCATTATAAGAACCGTAGCCGAGGGAAAAAAAGTAGCCGATCTGCACAATGATATGAATCAGCTGATTCAGAAATGGGAAACTACTTTTAAAAATATACAGAAAAATAAAGTTCCGTCCAGAGTTTTAAGCGAAGATGATAAAGCTTCAGCTATTTTAAGAGACAATTTCAACCAGGATTTTGTAAGCATCACTTGTGATGATGAGCAAATGGTTGAAGAAATGAAAAGCTATCTGGAAGTTATTGCTCCGGAAAGAAAAAATATTGTCCACTTTTATAATTCTCATATTCCTCTTCTGGAATATTATAATGTTGAAAAACAGCTCAAGCAAAGCTTTGGAAAACACGTCAATATCCCAAGCTCAAAAGGTGCTTATCTTGTTATAGAACACACAGAAGCATTACACGTAGTCGACGTAAACTCCGGAAATAATATCACAACCGGAAACGCTGCCAATAAAGAACACGCAATGAATGTGAACAAAATGGCAGCTACTGAGATCGCAAGACAATTGCGTCTCCGTGATATGGGTGGAATCATCGTGATCGACTTTATCGACATGCCAAACCCCGAACACAGAAGAGATCTGTATGAACATCTGAAGGCCGAAATGAGCCGCGACAAAGCGCGCCACAAAATCCTTCCACCGAGTAAGTTTGGATTAATACAAATTACCAGACAAAGAAACCGCCCGGAAAAACAGATCGATACAAAAGAAGAAAACCCGAACAAAGACGGGGAAATTGTAGCTCCGATTGTCATTGTAGAAAGAATGGAAGAAACCATCAGAAATACTATACAAAAGGAGAAAGGCAAGCTTTACCTTCATGTACATCCATTCGTGGAAGCTTACCTTACGAAAGGGATCAAAAGCATCCAGATGAAATGGTTTATGAAGTACAAAAAATGGGTAAACATTATCCCAAGGGATTCTTTTAAATACCTGGAATACAAAATTTATAATTCTAAAAAAGAAGAATTGATTGGATATTCTAATTAA
- a CDS encoding NUDIX hydrolase produces MSFGKDLLKKIKIEELPGINAHGVFSPPSRPIFTYDEVLEKNPKFAAVNIVLYLKNDEWHFPLIQRTINEHDRHSGQISLPGGKREEMDRDFAETAIRETSEEIGIDKHYMRIIREMSPIYIPPSNFYVYPYISYTTKNPEFILQQSEAVEVIEFPITCFLNLPDQPEIMALPTAGGNEVPVINFNGYIIWGATAMILSEFSQLLKKM; encoded by the coding sequence ATGAGTTTTGGAAAAGATTTATTAAAGAAAATAAAAATCGAAGAATTGCCGGGAATAAACGCTCATGGAGTTTTTTCACCGCCTTCCCGACCAATTTTTACGTATGATGAGGTTTTGGAAAAGAATCCGAAATTTGCTGCTGTAAATATCGTTTTGTATTTAAAAAATGATGAATGGCACTTTCCTTTAATTCAAAGAACAATCAACGAACACGACAGACATAGCGGACAGATATCCTTACCGGGAGGAAAACGCGAAGAAATGGATCGAGATTTTGCCGAGACTGCCATTCGTGAAACTTCAGAAGAAATCGGAATTGATAAACATTATATGAGAATTATCCGGGAAATGTCTCCAATCTACATTCCGCCAAGTAATTTTTACGTTTATCCTTATATTTCGTATACCACAAAGAATCCTGAATTCATTCTGCAGCAAAGCGAAGCGGTAGAAGTGATAGAATTTCCTATCACATGTTTTTTAAATCTTCCTGACCAGCCTGAAATTATGGCATTGCCAACTGCTGGCGGAAATGAGGTTCCAGTAATTAATTTCAACGGATACATCATTTGGGGAGCCACAGCAATGATATTGAGCGAATTCAGTCAGTTGCTGAAAAAAATGTAA
- a CDS encoding lysophospholipid acyltransferase family protein, with amino-acid sequence MAKKNIFTDAFGTPYFLKRLIIFILGIVSYRRFNGFNKLKITGTEHLVDLPDSNVLFVCNHQTYFADVAAMYHAFCAVNNGYLDTIKNPIYLLNPKIDFYYVAAEETMNKGILPKIFKIAGAVTVKRTWRAEGKNVNRMVDLTEVDNIMKALDNGWVATFPQGTTSAFAQGRRGTAKLIKNQRPIVIPIKINGFRRAFDKKGLRVKVTGVKPTMEFKAPLDIDYDKENAQQILHKIMIAIEQTEDFNVLHSYDEELKAKKLEQKDSDN; translated from the coding sequence ATGGCGAAGAAAAATATTTTTACCGACGCGTTCGGAACTCCTTATTTTTTAAAAAGGTTAATTATTTTTATTTTAGGAATTGTATCGTATAGAAGATTCAATGGCTTTAATAAACTGAAAATAACTGGTACAGAGCACCTTGTGGATCTTCCAGATTCCAATGTACTTTTTGTATGCAACCATCAGACTTATTTTGCAGATGTTGCAGCAATGTATCATGCATTTTGTGCCGTGAATAACGGATATTTAGACACAATAAAAAACCCGATCTACCTGCTGAATCCAAAGATCGATTTTTATTATGTAGCAGCCGAAGAAACAATGAATAAAGGTATTCTTCCGAAAATTTTTAAAATTGCGGGTGCTGTAACAGTAAAAAGAACATGGAGAGCTGAAGGCAAAAATGTCAACAGAATGGTAGATCTTACTGAGGTTGACAATATTATGAAAGCCTTGGACAACGGCTGGGTAGCAACTTTCCCTCAAGGTACTACATCGGCTTTTGCACAAGGAAGAAGAGGTACCGCGAAATTGATTAAAAATCAACGTCCAATCGTTATTCCTATTAAAATTAATGGGTTCCGAAGAGCATTCGATAAAAAAGGTCTGCGTGTAAAGGTAACCGGCGTAAAACCTACCATGGAATTCAAAGCACCTCTTGATATAGATTATGACAAAGAAAATGCTCAGCAAATTTTGCATAAAATAATGATTGCCATTGAGCAGACTGAGGATTTTAATGTACTACACAGTTATGATGAAGAACTTAAAGCTAAAAAATTAGAACAAAAGGATTCAGATAATTAA
- a CDS encoding UDP-N-acetylmuramate--L-alanine ligase, with protein MKTHFIAIGGSAMHNLAIALKDKGYQVTGSDDAIFEPSKSRLEKKGILPEEMGWFPEKITSDIDAVILGMHAHQDNPELAKAKELGLKIYSYPEFLYEQSKNKTRVVIAGSHGKTTITSMILHVLNFHQKDVDFMVGAQLEGFDCMVKLTKDNDFMVLEGDEYLSSPIDLRSKFLLYQPNIALMSGIAWDHINVFKTFDDYIEQFRKFVESITPGGILVYNEEDAEVVKVVEAAENYFRKIPYKTPEYEIMNGKVHLKTEMGDVPLSVFGAHNLLNLEGARHICHTLGIMDEDFYEAIMSFKGASKRLEKVEREDKGILYKDFAHAPSKVKAVVKAFCEQFKNEKKYGFLELHTYSSLNPVFLEQYDHAMDGLDEAIVFYSEDALKIKRMEPISPDLINEKFKKENLKVFTNAKELHAYWNTLDKTQGVYMMMSSGNFGGLDLTK; from the coding sequence TTGAAAACCCACTTCATTGCTATCGGCGGAAGCGCCATGCATAATCTTGCGATTGCGTTAAAAGACAAAGGATATCAGGTGACAGGTTCGGATGATGCTATTTTTGAACCATCAAAATCAAGGTTGGAAAAGAAAGGAATTTTACCCGAAGAAATGGGTTGGTTTCCGGAAAAGATCACTTCCGATATTGATGCCGTAATTCTTGGAATGCATGCTCATCAGGATAATCCTGAACTGGCAAAAGCAAAGGAATTAGGGTTGAAAATATATTCTTATCCCGAATTTCTTTACGAGCAGTCTAAAAATAAAACCAGAGTCGTTATCGCCGGTTCTCACGGGAAAACTACTATCACCTCAATGATTCTTCATGTCCTGAATTTTCATCAGAAAGATGTTGATTTTATGGTGGGAGCACAGTTGGAAGGTTTTGACTGTATGGTAAAACTGACGAAAGACAATGACTTTATGGTATTGGAAGGCGATGAATACCTTTCCTCTCCTATCGATTTGCGTTCAAAATTCTTACTATATCAACCGAATATCGCTTTGATGAGCGGAATTGCCTGGGATCACATTAATGTTTTCAAAACTTTTGATGATTATATCGAGCAGTTCAGAAAATTCGTCGAGAGTATTACTCCGGGTGGAATTCTCGTGTACAATGAAGAAGATGCGGAAGTTGTAAAAGTAGTGGAAGCCGCTGAAAATTATTTCAGAAAAATCCCTTACAAAACTCCTGAATATGAAATAATGAATGGAAAAGTTCATTTAAAAACAGAAATGGGTGATGTTCCGCTTTCGGTTTTTGGAGCCCACAATTTATTAAATCTTGAAGGAGCCCGACATATTTGCCATACGCTGGGAATTATGGATGAAGATTTCTACGAAGCCATCATGAGTTTCAAAGGTGCATCAAAACGCCTTGAGAAAGTGGAAAGAGAAGACAAGGGAATTCTTTACAAAGATTTTGCACACGCTCCGAGCAAGGTAAAAGCAGTTGTAAAAGCTTTTTGTGAACAATTTAAGAATGAAAAAAAGTACGGCTTTCTTGAACTTCATACCTATTCAAGTTTAAATCCTGTATTTTTGGAACAATATGATCATGCAATGGATGGTCTGGATGAGGCGATTGTTTTTTACTCCGAAGACGCACTGAAAATCAAAAGAATGGAACCAATTTCTCCTGATCTGATCAATGAAAAGTTTAAAAAAGAAAATTTAAAAGTCTTTACCAATGCCAAAGAACTTCATGCATACTGGAATACACTGGATAAAACCCAAGGTGTTTATATGATGATGAGTTCGGGTAATTTTGGTGGTCTGGATTTAACGAAATAG
- a CDS encoding type I restriction endonuclease: MEIDLKLKLEQLHQRVDSLKDQISTEEATKNAFVMPFIQILGYDIFNPTEVIPEFICDIGTKKGEKVDYVIKKDNEPILIIECKHWKESADAHNSQLHRYYHVSKARFGVLTNGHTYNFYSDLERPNIMDEKPFFTLDLSNLKDSSLKILENFTKNGYNLESILDSAEALKYIKAIRNEFEKELQNPSDEIIKLLVSRFFDKPITAVRLATFKEYTKKAFSNSINESISFRLKNALNMNDTVPSKEKHKVPTIDESVEAPKFITTEEEIEGSQIIKAILREVLPSKRIAFRDTQSYFGILLDDNNRKPICRLHFNSSNKYIELFQNGKDNGEKKLLNSLDDIYDYKSDLLSTLKNYE; the protein is encoded by the coding sequence ATGGAAATAGATTTAAAACTAAAATTAGAACAATTACATCAACGTGTAGATTCTTTAAAGGATCAAATTAGTACAGAAGAAGCTACTAAGAATGCTTTCGTAATGCCTTTTATACAAATTTTAGGATATGATATTTTCAATCCAACAGAAGTTATTCCTGAATTTATATGTGATATAGGTACGAAGAAAGGTGAAAAAGTAGATTATGTAATTAAAAAAGATAATGAGCCAATTTTAATTATTGAGTGTAAACATTGGAAAGAAAGTGCGGATGCACATAATTCTCAACTCCATAGATATTATCACGTCTCAAAAGCACGTTTCGGAGTATTGACGAATGGACATACTTATAATTTCTATTCTGATCTGGAAAGACCGAATATTATGGATGAGAAACCATTTTTCACTTTGGACTTATCGAATTTAAAGGATTCTAGTTTGAAAATTTTAGAGAATTTTACTAAAAATGGATACAATCTTGAGAGTATTTTAGATTCTGCCGAAGCTTTAAAATACATAAAAGCAATCCGAAATGAGTTTGAAAAAGAGTTACAAAATCCTTCGGATGAAATTATAAAACTTTTGGTAAGCAGATTTTTTGATAAACCCATTACTGCTGTTAGATTGGCAACATTTAAAGAATATACAAAGAAAGCATTTTCAAATTCAATTAATGAGTCAATTAGTTTTAGGCTTAAAAATGCTTTGAATATGAATGATACCGTTCCGTCGAAAGAAAAGCATAAAGTTCCTACAATTGATGAAAGTGTTGAAGCTCCTAAGTTTATTACAACGGAAGAAGAAATTGAAGGATCACAAATTATAAAGGCTATTTTAAGAGAAGTTTTACCTTCCAAAAGGATAGCTTTCCGGGATACACAGTCTTATTTCGGAATTTTATTAGATGACAATAATCGTAAACCGATCTGCAGACTACATTTTAATTCTTCTAATAAGTATATTGAATTGTTTCAGAACGGAAAAGATAACGGCGAAAAAAAATTACTGAATTCTTTAGATGATATCTATGATTATAAGTCAGATTTGTTGTCTACATTAAAAAATTACGAATAG
- a CDS encoding aldo/keto reductase, producing the protein MQQKKYTGQPVITLNNGVDIPALGFGVWQMEDLKECENAVVKAIQTGYRMIDTASIYQNETAVGNAIKNSGVDREDLFVTSKLWVQNTSYDQAKSAFQRTLDRLQLDYLDMYLIHWPYSDFLGAWKAMEELYHEGKIKAIGVCNFTVEKLEELKANSSVLPVINQIELHPLFQQKELQVYNRENNIVTQPWSPLGNGNAGLLENQELKNIAGKYNKTIAQVILRWHLQEGFCVIPKSVTPSRIEENFNVFDFELSEDEMNVVRSLDTGKRLFFDPKDPEWEQKMLDAVADI; encoded by the coding sequence ATGCAACAAAAAAAATATACAGGACAGCCTGTTATCACATTAAATAACGGAGTTGATATTCCTGCATTAGGCTTTGGAGTCTGGCAGATGGAAGACCTGAAAGAGTGTGAAAATGCTGTTGTCAAGGCAATCCAGACAGGTTACAGAATGATCGATACGGCTTCGATTTATCAAAATGAAACCGCAGTTGGAAATGCTATAAAAAATAGTGGAGTAGATAGAGAAGATTTGTTTGTGACTTCAAAATTATGGGTTCAGAATACTTCATATGACCAAGCGAAAAGTGCTTTTCAGAGAACTTTGGACAGATTGCAGTTAGATTATTTGGATATGTATCTTATTCACTGGCCTTATTCAGATTTTTTGGGTGCCTGGAAAGCGATGGAAGAGCTTTATCATGAAGGAAAAATAAAAGCGATTGGTGTTTGTAATTTTACAGTTGAAAAATTGGAAGAATTAAAGGCAAATTCAAGTGTACTTCCTGTGATTAATCAAATCGAGTTGCATCCTTTATTCCAGCAAAAAGAACTTCAGGTGTATAACAGAGAAAATAATATCGTGACGCAACCCTGGAGCCCGCTTGGAAACGGAAACGCAGGACTTCTGGAGAATCAGGAATTAAAAAATATTGCTGGAAAATACAATAAAACCATTGCCCAGGTCATCTTAAGATGGCATTTGCAGGAAGGTTTCTGTGTGATTCCGAAATCTGTGACGCCTTCAAGAATTGAAGAAAATTTCAATGTTTTTGATTTCGAATTATCAGAGGATGAAATGAATGTTGTCCGTTCTTTAGATACCGGGAAAAGATTATTTTTCGATCCAAAAGATCCGGAGTGGGAGCAGAAGATGCTGGATGCTGTTGCGGATATTTAA
- a CDS encoding LysR family transcriptional regulator codes for MVNLEWYRTFKAIYKTGTLTGAAEALFISQPGVSLHLGSLEAYVGYKLFDRTGRKMIPTERGKVLFNAVSEPLTKLEDVEKNFQKSTEKHTPTISVGMCFETFQTTLEQYVSTLPFNLIISFGEYPEMLDQLDKGILDLIITPKKGTSPNILHEAFSSEQIILVGGRNVDRDSFKELLKTKDFKEIEGWLKQEKWYGTTGDMEHLFQFWLLNFGHKPNFRPNYIVPNLNSIIRCLKGGIGLAVVPDFLCKNEIESGEVKLIWEGEKKLENTLYFGCRKQTMYQNEIDHIKGLFREMMSRNEGIIV; via the coding sequence ATGGTTAATTTAGAATGGTACAGAACTTTTAAAGCAATCTACAAAACTGGAACTTTAACCGGAGCAGCCGAAGCATTGTTCATTTCACAACCGGGAGTGAGTTTGCATTTAGGTTCTTTGGAAGCGTATGTCGGATATAAATTATTTGACAGAACGGGGCGGAAAATGATTCCGACAGAAAGAGGAAAAGTATTATTCAATGCGGTTTCCGAGCCTCTGACAAAGCTGGAGGATGTAGAGAAAAATTTCCAGAAATCAACGGAAAAACATACCCCGACCATCAGCGTGGGAATGTGTTTTGAAACTTTCCAGACGACTTTGGAGCAGTATGTTTCTACTTTGCCGTTTAATTTGATTATCAGTTTTGGCGAATATCCTGAAATGCTTGATCAGCTCGATAAAGGAATTTTAGATTTAATTATTACTCCAAAAAAAGGAACATCTCCCAACATTCTGCACGAAGCATTTTCTTCAGAACAAATTATTTTAGTGGGCGGAAGAAATGTTGATAGAGATAGTTTTAAAGAATTGTTAAAAACGAAAGATTTTAAGGAAATCGAAGGTTGGCTGAAACAGGAAAAATGGTACGGAACAACCGGAGATATGGAGCATCTTTTTCAGTTTTGGTTGCTGAATTTTGGACATAAACCTAATTTCAGACCCAATTATATCGTCCCAAATTTAAATTCGATTATTCGTTGTCTGAAAGGTGGAATCGGTCTGGCTGTGGTTCCTGATTTTTTGTGTAAAAATGAAATTGAAAGCGGTGAAGTGAAATTAATTTGGGAAGGCGAAAAGAAATTAGAAAATACCTTGTACTTTGGGTGTAGAAAACAAACGATGTATCAGAATGAAATTGATCATATTAAAGGTTTGTTCAGAGAAATGATGAGTAGAAATGAAGGTATTATTGTTTAA
- a CDS encoding helix-turn-helix domain-containing protein, whose protein sequence is MMDQTSVDEISTDQYNDYIRIYFFPKSCQIAIDFDEYTTDAPSLFFVGNHQKVRIKHAEQQDVHFIYYNRDFYCIQIHDAEVACDGILFNNIYNLPQTKLSDEECLYTENLYLHIKNELAAKESSQEEMIRTYLKQLIIRATRAWKKQQLGQLNEEPAKEMEFFRDFSRLVEIHFRKKHSVADYADLLNIAPKTLSAKFNRLNLASPNDIIKDRIVLEAKRLLCYSNYTIKEIAYNLGYDDPAYFNRLFTNKTRLTPAVFKKNNQQEKKVQ, encoded by the coding sequence ATGATGGATCAGACCTCCGTTGATGAGATCAGCACCGACCAATACAACGATTACATAAGAATATATTTCTTTCCGAAATCCTGCCAAATAGCCATAGATTTTGATGAATATACGACTGATGCTCCGTCATTATTTTTTGTAGGAAACCATCAAAAAGTAAGAATTAAACACGCTGAACAGCAGGACGTGCATTTTATTTATTACAACAGAGATTTTTACTGCATCCAGATCCATGACGCAGAAGTAGCTTGTGATGGTATTCTTTTTAATAACATTTACAACCTTCCACAGACCAAACTTTCAGACGAAGAATGCCTTTATACAGAAAATTTATACCTTCATATTAAAAATGAGCTCGCCGCTAAAGAATCTTCCCAAGAAGAAATGATCAGAACTTACCTTAAACAGCTTATCATAAGAGCAACTCGTGCCTGGAAAAAACAGCAATTGGGACAACTTAACGAAGAACCAGCAAAAGAAATGGAATTTTTCAGGGATTTTAGCCGTCTGGTCGAAATACATTTTCGTAAAAAACACAGCGTTGCCGATTATGCTGATCTTTTAAACATTGCTCCCAAAACACTTTCAGCAAAATTCAACCGGCTTAATTTAGCTTCTCCTAACGATATCATAAAAGATCGGATCGTGCTTGAAGCCAAACGACTCTTATGTTATTCAAACTATACCATTAAAGAAATTGCCTACAATTTGGGATATGATGATCCTGCTTATTTCAACAGGTTATTCACAAATAAAACAAGGCTGACTCCTGCCGTTTTCAAGAAAAACAACCAACAAGAGAAAAAAGTACAATAA